From a single Labrenzia sp. PHM005 genomic region:
- the hydA gene encoding dihydropyrimidinase: protein MKDFTFDTIVRGGTIVTAADTYKADIGINGGVIAAIGADLPSGETEIDATGLLVMPGGIDSHVHISQPSGDGIVMADDFESGTRSALLGGNTTVMPFCLQEKGISLRQALSAYHDLADGHCYTDISFHIIVSDPTPQVLGQEMPALAEEGYTSIKVFMTYEELRLRDDEILATLDAAKRSGQIVLVHCENEDAIRYLIGRREADGDTAPYHHATSRPIAAEREATHRALSLAEIVDVPIVIVHVSNRQAMEEISRARARGQKIAGETCPQYLVLTADDLDLDDFEGAKYVCSPPPRDRQSQEACWTGLETGVFDLFSSDHCPFRFDDPAGKMNEKGQQSFRWIPNGIPGVATRLPILFSQGGKSGRIDLNRFVALTSTNHAKLYGMYPQKGTIAIGSDADLTLWDPELKRTITNDDLKHGADYTPYEGMEITGWPVRVLLRGKLAMEKGELVMDKGYGKYLSRNRSQL, encoded by the coding sequence ATGAAAGACTTCACGTTCGACACGATCGTCCGGGGTGGCACAATCGTTACGGCTGCTGACACGTATAAAGCCGATATCGGGATCAACGGTGGAGTGATCGCGGCCATCGGGGCGGATTTACCAAGCGGTGAAACCGAGATCGATGCCACCGGGCTATTGGTCATGCCTGGGGGGATCGACAGTCACGTTCATATCTCCCAACCGTCCGGCGACGGCATCGTCATGGCCGACGACTTTGAAAGCGGAACCAGATCTGCCTTGCTCGGCGGCAACACCACCGTCATGCCGTTTTGCTTGCAGGAGAAAGGTATTTCGCTCCGGCAAGCACTCAGCGCCTATCACGACTTGGCGGATGGGCACTGTTATACGGACATCAGCTTTCACATCATCGTATCCGACCCGACCCCTCAGGTTCTGGGTCAGGAGATGCCAGCACTAGCCGAAGAAGGCTATACATCCATCAAGGTCTTCATGACCTATGAGGAGCTCCGGTTGAGAGATGATGAAATCCTGGCAACCCTTGATGCAGCCAAACGGTCCGGCCAGATCGTTCTTGTTCATTGCGAAAACGAAGATGCAATCCGATACCTGATTGGCAGGCGTGAGGCCGACGGGGATACGGCACCTTATCATCATGCCACCTCCAGGCCGATTGCAGCCGAGCGTGAAGCCACCCATCGCGCCCTCTCCCTTGCTGAAATCGTCGATGTGCCCATCGTCATCGTTCATGTCTCGAACCGGCAAGCCATGGAGGAGATCTCAAGGGCACGGGCACGCGGGCAGAAAATCGCCGGTGAGACTTGCCCGCAATATCTGGTGCTTACGGCTGATGATCTCGACTTGGACGACTTTGAGGGCGCAAAATACGTTTGTTCCCCACCGCCGCGTGACAGACAGAGCCAGGAGGCGTGCTGGACCGGTCTGGAAACCGGTGTGTTCGACCTGTTCTCCTCCGATCACTGCCCCTTCCGGTTCGATGACCCGGCAGGCAAGATGAATGAAAAGGGACAACAATCATTCCGCTGGATCCCGAACGGTATTCCAGGTGTTGCAACGCGGCTGCCGATCCTGTTTTCCCAAGGCGGAAAATCGGGCCGGATTGATCTCAACCGGTTCGTTGCACTGACATCGACCAACCACGCAAAACTCTACGGGATGTATCCGCAAAAGGGCACGATTGCGATTGGGTCGGACGCCGATCTTACATTGTGGGACCCTGAGCTTAAACGCACCATCACGAATGACGACCTGAAACACGGCGCGGATTATACACCCTATGAAGGTATGGAGATCACCGGCTGGCCGGTACGTGTCCTTTTGCGTGGCAAACTCGCAATGGAGAAGGGTGAGCTTGTGATGGACAAAGGATACGGCAAATATCTTTCAAGAAACCGCAGTCAACTATGA
- a CDS encoding cysteine desulfurase-like protein produces the protein MHTNQPLDIAWVREQFPALRSDWVFFDNAGGSQILKPAVDRINEFLFQKNVQIGGSYELSQAAAAALMDARKAGQLLVNAARPEEIVFGHSTTVLVQNLVEAMRRQLTPGDEVIVTNADHESNIGPWRRLEEFGIAIKVWEIDPASLTLRLEDLDKLMGNRTRLVAVHHVSNILGEINPVREIADFVHERGARLCVDAVAYAPHRAIDVQAFDADYYIFSLYKTYGPHTAVMYGKYDLLLELDTLYHYFYGKEKVPGKLEAGNPNYELAYSLTGIVSYLQELGEKCGARENSTPRAKIEAAMAAIAAHENALTERFLSWARGRSVIKIIGQETIDRGTRIPTIAFTAAGWSPEGICREIDHARIAIRHGDFHSRRLIEELALSKSGGVVRVSMVHYNTLDEIDRLTDALDAVLDAGASTAADQKVSA, from the coding sequence ATGCATACCAACCAACCACTGGACATTGCCTGGGTGCGGGAACAGTTTCCCGCGCTACGTTCGGATTGGGTCTTTTTTGACAACGCCGGCGGATCGCAGATCCTGAAACCGGCGGTCGACCGGATAAACGAGTTCCTGTTTCAAAAAAACGTCCAAATTGGTGGGAGTTACGAGCTATCTCAAGCCGCAGCGGCTGCACTTATGGATGCCCGCAAAGCCGGACAGTTGCTCGTCAACGCCGCACGCCCGGAAGAAATCGTCTTCGGCCATTCCACCACTGTTTTGGTGCAAAACCTTGTCGAAGCCATGCGCCGGCAACTCACCCCAGGAGACGAGGTGATCGTGACCAACGCAGATCACGAATCCAATATCGGCCCGTGGCGCCGGCTGGAGGAGTTTGGCATTGCCATCAAGGTTTGGGAAATCGATCCGGCCAGTCTGACGCTCCGCCTGGAAGATCTTGATAAACTGATGGGGAACCGCACCCGTCTCGTCGCGGTTCATCATGTCTCAAACATATTGGGCGAAATCAATCCGGTACGCGAAATCGCAGATTTCGTTCATGAGCGGGGAGCGAGGCTTTGTGTCGATGCCGTCGCCTATGCACCGCACAGGGCTATAGACGTGCAGGCATTTGATGCCGACTACTACATCTTCAGCCTCTACAAAACGTACGGACCCCATACCGCGGTGATGTATGGCAAATACGATCTCCTTTTGGAGCTCGACACGCTCTACCACTACTTTTATGGCAAAGAGAAAGTTCCTGGCAAACTCGAGGCCGGCAACCCGAATTATGAGCTTGCCTACTCGCTGACCGGCATCGTTTCCTATCTGCAGGAACTGGGCGAAAAATGCGGTGCACGTGAAAACAGCACGCCGCGAGCGAAGATAGAAGCCGCGATGGCGGCGATAGCAGCTCACGAAAACGCGCTCACAGAAAGGTTCCTGAGCTGGGCGCGCGGCCGGTCAGTGATAAAGATTATAGGGCAAGAGACCATTGATCGCGGCACGCGCATCCCGACAATCGCATTTACGGCCGCGGGCTGGTCTCCTGAGGGCATTTGCCGGGAAATTGATCACGCGCGGATTGCGATCCGGCATGGAGATTTCCATTCCCGGCGCTTGATCGAAGAGCTGGCCCTTTCAAAATCCGGCGGGGTCGTTCGTGTCTCCATGGTCCATTACAACACGCTAGACGAAATTGATCGGCTGACGGATGCCCTTGACGCTGTCTTAGACGCAGGAGCGTCAACTGCAGCTGATCAGAAGGTGTCAGCATGA
- a CDS encoding amino acid ABC transporter ATP-binding protein, which translates to MRNIIEIENVAKFYGDFAALTDIDLNITEGEVVCVIGPSGSGKSTLIRCINLLETYTEGGTIRVDGIPVETGPNLDKVRAEVGMVFQSFNLFPHMSVLKNVMLAPMRVRKSSPKDAEAKAQDLLKRVGISEQADKFPGQLSGGQQQRVAIARALAMEPRVLLFDEPTSALDPEMVGEVLDVMRTLAGTGVTMIVVTHEMGFARQVADRVIFMNGGQIVEAGTPEQIFDAPKEERTRDFLSAVLNH; encoded by the coding sequence ATGCGAAACATCATCGAAATTGAGAACGTTGCGAAGTTTTATGGCGATTTCGCTGCGCTAACTGACATCGACCTGAACATCACCGAGGGCGAGGTTGTCTGTGTTATCGGCCCGTCGGGTTCGGGCAAGTCTACGTTAATTCGCTGCATCAACCTTCTGGAGACCTATACGGAGGGCGGCACGATACGCGTGGATGGAATACCGGTTGAGACGGGTCCAAATCTTGACAAGGTCCGGGCGGAAGTCGGCATGGTCTTCCAGTCCTTCAATCTTTTCCCGCATATGAGTGTCTTGAAAAACGTCATGCTGGCACCGATGCGGGTCCGCAAGTCGTCGCCTAAGGACGCAGAAGCCAAGGCACAGGACCTTCTCAAGCGTGTCGGGATTTCCGAGCAGGCAGACAAGTTCCCCGGTCAATTGTCCGGTGGCCAGCAGCAGCGTGTGGCGATTGCCAGGGCGCTCGCCATGGAGCCGCGGGTTTTGCTGTTTGATGAACCAACCTCTGCCCTGGATCCGGAAATGGTCGGTGAAGTGCTGGATGTCATGCGCACCTTGGCAGGCACCGGTGTCACCATGATCGTGGTGACACATGAAATGGGATTTGCCCGCCAGGTCGCGGACCGGGTGATTTTCATGAACGGTGGCCAGATTGTTGAAGCGGGAACACCTGAACAAATTTTTGACGCCCCAAAAGAAGAAAGGACGCGCGACTTTCTGAGCGCAGTCTTGAACCACTGA
- a CDS encoding amino acid ABC transporter permease, with protein sequence MDLFETFFNVPVLVRTFPLLISGLIVTLQIGITSIVSGLVLGLGLALVRMYAPAALRLPVMIYIDIFRSIPLLVLLIIVYYALPFIGIRLSPFLSAVVALTLVSGAYTAEIFRAGIQAIPKGQFEASRALGLSYKDMMVDVVLPQAIKIVIPPLTNNCINVMKDTALASVVAMPDLLKQATQAQALAANPTPLIGAAIIYLAFLWPLVTLVSRFENRLNQRGA encoded by the coding sequence ATGGATCTCTTCGAGACGTTCTTTAATGTTCCCGTGCTCGTTCGAACATTTCCGCTTCTCATAAGCGGTCTCATCGTGACACTTCAAATTGGAATAACCAGCATTGTATCCGGCCTGGTTCTCGGTCTGGGCCTGGCTCTTGTGCGCATGTATGCACCCGCAGCACTGCGTCTGCCGGTCATGATCTACATCGACATCTTTCGGTCCATACCGCTATTGGTGCTTCTGATCATTGTTTATTACGCCTTGCCGTTCATCGGGATCCGCTTGTCGCCGTTCCTGTCTGCGGTCGTCGCATTGACCCTCGTCTCCGGCGCATACACCGCAGAAATCTTCAGGGCTGGGATTCAGGCCATTCCGAAGGGCCAATTCGAAGCCTCGCGGGCGCTGGGTCTGTCCTACAAGGACATGATGGTTGACGTCGTTTTGCCTCAAGCAATCAAGATCGTCATTCCGCCGCTGACCAACAATTGCATCAACGTGATGAAAGATACAGCGTTGGCATCCGTGGTCGCCATGCCGGATCTTTTGAAGCAAGCCACCCAAGCACAGGCACTTGCGGCAAATCCAACGCCGTTGATCGGCGCAGCTATCATTTACTTGGCTTTCTTGTGGCCGCTTGTCACCCTCGTGTCGCGCTTTGAAAACCGGCTCAATCAGAGGGGCGCCTGA
- a CDS encoding ABC transporter substrate-binding protein, whose protein sequence is MSFHSLFKAAAVAGLAAVASITTASAADLTVGANIGNVPWEFQDETGKTVGFEVDLATEVANRLGKTIAFENIPFNGLFSAVQSGRIDMAVSSITITKKRLESVSFAQPYYDSDQSLTVAASSGLKSVDDMNGKVIGVDTGSTGDIWATENSDKYGFAEIRRYEGLAPAMLDLTAGRIDGYVSDIPALLYYTKDKPNLAVVERITTGEQYSMMFAKDAELATQVNDVLTELKKEGYISGLHEKWFGAQPEETTSTVSILEMPKL, encoded by the coding sequence ATGTCATTTCACTCTTTGTTTAAGGCCGCTGCAGTTGCCGGGCTTGCCGCAGTCGCATCCATCACCACCGCGTCCGCAGCAGATCTGACCGTTGGCGCAAACATTGGAAACGTGCCGTGGGAATTTCAGGACGAAACCGGAAAAACGGTTGGTTTTGAAGTCGATCTCGCGACAGAGGTCGCTAATCGGCTCGGCAAGACAATTGCATTTGAAAACATTCCCTTTAACGGGCTTTTCTCAGCTGTTCAGTCGGGCCGTATCGACATGGCGGTTTCGTCGATCACCATCACCAAGAAACGTTTGGAATCAGTCTCTTTCGCACAACCTTACTACGATAGCGATCAGTCGCTGACCGTGGCGGCAAGCAGCGGTCTCAAGTCTGTCGACGACATGAACGGTAAGGTTATCGGTGTCGACACAGGGTCCACCGGAGACATCTGGGCGACGGAAAACTCCGACAAATATGGTTTTGCCGAAATCCGCCGTTATGAGGGCCTTGCACCCGCAATGCTGGACCTGACCGCAGGCCGAATTGACGGCTACGTCAGCGACATTCCGGCCCTGCTCTACTACACCAAGGACAAACCCAATCTCGCCGTTGTGGAGCGGATCACCACCGGTGAACAGTATTCCATGATGTTTGCAAAGGACGCAGAGCTCGCAACCCAAGTCAATGACGTTTTGACCGAGCTCAAGAAAGAAGGGTACATCTCTGGCCTTCATGAGAAGTGGTTTGGTGCCCAACCTGAAGAAACCACGTCCACAGTTTCAATCCTGGAAATGCCGAAACTCTAA
- a CDS encoding FadR/GntR family transcriptional regulator: MFTRTPVPQSIARKLQEMILSGDLKSGEKIPSQRELSEKFGISRASLREALLTLETIGLIKTEAGRGTFVVGAGVSRAMSEWKFSDEHSLREVFETRLVLEGEVAGYAAGHVSGDDLKHLLDLTNKMEQAWSDRDFLSNVDADLEFHDLIARKCQNRLIARLYDQVRELVTETQRQPIPITDPARMRASLSEHRAIVEALGSEDAEASRAAMRKHIANTASCAGFDIG, encoded by the coding sequence ATGTTTACACGTACGCCCGTTCCGCAGAGCATTGCCCGCAAGCTTCAGGAAATGATCCTAAGCGGAGATTTAAAAAGCGGAGAGAAGATTCCATCTCAGCGGGAATTGTCGGAAAAATTCGGCATCAGCCGCGCGTCGTTGCGGGAAGCCTTGCTTACGCTCGAAACGATCGGGTTGATTAAAACGGAAGCTGGCCGTGGCACCTTTGTTGTCGGGGCCGGGGTCAGCAGAGCCATGTCCGAGTGGAAGTTTTCCGACGAGCATTCCCTTCGAGAGGTTTTTGAAACAAGGCTGGTCTTGGAAGGCGAGGTGGCGGGCTATGCCGCTGGCCACGTCTCTGGCGATGACTTGAAACACCTTCTGGATCTCACCAACAAAATGGAACAAGCCTGGTCGGACCGTGATTTCTTGAGCAATGTGGATGCCGATCTCGAATTTCACGATCTCATCGCCCGCAAGTGTCAAAACCGACTGATTGCCCGTCTTTATGATCAAGTCCGTGAACTTGTTACCGAAACGCAGCGTCAGCCGATCCCTATTACCGATCCGGCCCGAATGCGCGCGTCCTTGTCAGAACATAGGGCGATCGTCGAGGCGCTCGGATCCGAAGACGCCGAAGCGTCGCGTGCCGCAATGCGCAAGCATATCGCTAATACGGCCAGTTGTGCGGGATTTGATATTGGCTAA
- the hydA gene encoding dihydropyrimidinase: MTLPVYDTVIRNGILGDSLGHAEGDIAIVNGRIAATGLNLPEGNTEIDARGRIVLPGGVDTHCHIEQMSGAGVMNADTFETATRSALHGGTTTTVSFAAQHPGMRIRDVLADYSKLAAAGAMTDYAFHMIVADTSGENVSDLKTAIANGHRSIKIFTTYDKVRLQDSEILTTLHTARDAGALVCVHAENDAMIRDATATLLAEGKTAPRYHAQSHPRLAEIEAIERMCRFSEFTGARVMIFHISTQEGIEIVRRAKARGANIHAETCTHYLFQTEEILDRPDSAKFLCSPPQRQKEDQDALWAALGQDLELVTSDHAPYRMDESGKFRHGADAPFPKIANGQPGLELRLPLLFDAMVSNDRGGLAKFVELTATAPARVFGLKTKGSFGIGKDADLVIWDPERTHKLPDALHDNVGYNPFAGETLKGYPETVLRRGEIVVQNGALLSSPGSGRHLDMVSQE, encoded by the coding sequence ATGACCCTACCCGTTTACGATACAGTGATCCGCAATGGTATCCTTGGAGATTCACTAGGGCACGCCGAGGGTGATATTGCCATTGTGAATGGGCGCATTGCAGCAACCGGCCTCAACTTACCCGAAGGAAATACGGAAATCGACGCCCGGGGGCGCATTGTCTTGCCTGGTGGCGTGGATACCCACTGCCATATCGAACAGATGTCCGGAGCCGGCGTGATGAATGCCGACACGTTCGAAACAGCAACCCGGTCGGCTCTCCATGGCGGCACAACAACCACAGTGTCCTTTGCCGCACAACACCCGGGCATGCGCATTCGCGATGTCCTGGCCGACTATAGCAAACTTGCCGCTGCTGGCGCGATGACGGATTACGCCTTTCACATGATTGTTGCGGACACGTCCGGCGAGAACGTCAGCGATCTGAAGACAGCCATCGCTAACGGGCACCGGTCTATCAAGATCTTCACCACCTATGACAAAGTCCGCCTTCAGGATAGCGAAATCCTGACCACATTGCACACTGCAAGGGATGCGGGCGCGCTGGTGTGTGTGCATGCGGAAAACGACGCCATGATCCGGGATGCCACAGCCACCCTCTTGGCGGAAGGCAAGACCGCGCCGCGATACCACGCCCAGTCTCACCCGCGGCTTGCGGAAATCGAGGCGATCGAGCGCATGTGCCGGTTCTCGGAATTCACCGGCGCGCGGGTGATGATTTTCCACATCTCGACACAAGAAGGCATCGAGATTGTCCGCAGGGCAAAAGCACGTGGTGCCAACATCCACGCAGAAACCTGCACGCATTACCTCTTTCAAACTGAAGAGATTCTTGATCGGCCGGACAGCGCAAAATTCCTCTGCAGCCCGCCGCAAAGACAGAAAGAAGATCAGGACGCCCTTTGGGCGGCACTCGGCCAAGATTTGGAGCTCGTGACTTCAGATCACGCTCCTTACCGGATGGATGAAAGCGGAAAATTCCGTCATGGGGCGGATGCGCCTTTCCCCAAGATCGCAAACGGCCAGCCAGGATTGGAACTTCGTTTGCCTCTCTTGTTCGACGCCATGGTCTCGAACGACCGTGGTGGCTTGGCCAAGTTTGTCGAACTCACGGCGACAGCGCCCGCGCGAGTTTTCGGCCTCAAAACAAAAGGCTCATTTGGCATCGGCAAAGACGCAGATCTTGTTATTTGGGACCCGGAACGGACACACAAACTCCCCGACGCGCTGCATGACAACGTTGGTTACAACCCTTTTGCCGGCGAAACTCTCAAGGGATATCCGGAGACAGTCTTAAGACGCGGCGAAATCGTCGTGCAGAACGGCGCGCTTCTGTCTTCGCCTGGCAGCGGCCGGCATCTGGATATGGTTTCCCAAGAGTAA
- a CDS encoding GntR family transcriptional regulator, which translates to MPVQQAAEPNLTEHTLERLRKMILCGDLAAGTPLQERAFAERLGVSRTPLREAITRLITEGLVTRSARGTPTVSRISVSEIVEILHVRRLLECEAARQAASVNSAPEDWLNFKSTIEKFLESERPDPVTHADFDFDLHMHIAKTAGSKLLTEMIQGLKLKTRIFDQGEIPSRFEPGAREHVEIIDAILARDPDAAEAAMRRHIENAREAILAHIHRLS; encoded by the coding sequence ATGCCGGTACAGCAGGCAGCAGAGCCAAATTTAACAGAGCATACCTTGGAACGGCTTCGCAAGATGATCCTTTGTGGTGATCTTGCGGCTGGTACGCCTTTGCAAGAGCGCGCCTTTGCGGAGCGTCTCGGTGTATCGCGGACACCTCTTCGGGAAGCCATAACCCGATTGATCACGGAAGGTCTCGTCACTCGAAGTGCGCGGGGGACGCCGACTGTTTCCCGGATTTCAGTCTCCGAAATCGTCGAGATCTTACACGTGCGCCGATTGTTGGAATGCGAGGCGGCGCGGCAGGCGGCCAGCGTCAACTCTGCTCCAGAAGATTGGTTGAATTTCAAGTCGACTATTGAAAAGTTCTTGGAAAGCGAACGTCCGGACCCGGTTACGCACGCGGACTTTGACTTTGATTTGCATATGCATATCGCCAAAACCGCCGGATCTAAGCTGCTCACTGAAATGATACAGGGCCTTAAACTCAAGACGCGCATTTTCGATCAGGGGGAAATCCCGTCGCGTTTTGAGCCTGGGGCGCGGGAGCATGTCGAAATCATAGACGCGATTCTGGCCCGCGACCCGGATGCGGCCGAAGCGGCCATGCGCCGGCATATCGAAAATGCCCGTGAGGCGATCCTGGCGCACATCCATCGGCTTTCCTGA
- a CDS encoding VOC family protein: protein MSIALEMPAAPELQITFLYFHDVPRAQEFYARVLGAQLVIDQGWSKIYQLAGAAHVGLVDQSRGAKRASVDKPVQLCLRVPDVDAWHGWARVQKVAALTEPRDSAELGIRAFVFDDPEGYQIEIQSVLEKAAA from the coding sequence ATGTCGATTGCCCTTGAGATGCCGGCCGCGCCCGAGCTTCAAATCACGTTCTTGTATTTTCATGATGTGCCGCGCGCTCAGGAATTCTATGCGCGCGTGTTGGGCGCACAACTCGTCATCGATCAAGGCTGGTCAAAGATTTATCAACTGGCTGGTGCAGCGCATGTTGGTCTGGTCGATCAATCGCGCGGCGCCAAGCGGGCAAGCGTCGACAAGCCGGTGCAGCTCTGCCTTCGGGTTCCCGATGTTGATGCCTGGCATGGTTGGGCACGGGTCCAAAAGGTTGCAGCATTGACTGAGCCGCGCGACAGCGCCGAGCTCGGAATCCGAGCATTCGTTTTCGATGATCCGGAAGGCTATCAGATTGAAATTCAGTCCGTCCTCGAAAAGGCGGCTGCATAA
- a CDS encoding ABC transporter substrate-binding protein, translating to MSTINTALRALAASVCLAALTVGAASAEKSLTIGLTADATHMDPQAGEELSSNIMFYHIYDPLVRRTPDLTFEPGLAESWELIDETTWHFKLRNGVKFHDGDELKASDVVYTLNRLKESLMVNLAANIESFKAIDDHTVEIKTPAPYAALPNDLAAILILSEDHVNKVGNDGLEQNPMGTGPYKLVDWVREDKVELEAFDDYYMGEAGIENVTFRPITNPATRTAALLTGEVDIVQDLAVRDVERVKGEDGFEVVTRPSLLNLVLALDMRENSPTIDGENPMTDRRVREAMARAIDVTALQRAIMGGLSTPSEQYVPSSHVGYVDGLNFREMYPYNVEKAKELMADAGVEGFTLTLDATNNRYVNDAQIAQALAGMLAKIGVNVELNVMPKSNFWGYIRVPTENSSFIMSGWDVPSGDAGSMYGALFYSRDKREGYGQVNRGSYSNSEVDALIDKADSTAKVEERDAHLQQATKILMREIPMIPVHYEQDIYGARDGVEFSPRTDKFLWAYDMDVAQ from the coding sequence ATGTCTACAATTAATACAGCGCTTCGGGCGTTGGCAGCATCCGTGTGTCTAGCCGCTCTTACGGTGGGTGCAGCCTCCGCTGAAAAAAGCCTCACGATTGGTTTGACTGCGGATGCGACGCACATGGATCCACAGGCCGGGGAGGAGCTGTCCTCCAACATCATGTTTTATCACATTTACGATCCGCTCGTCCGCCGCACGCCGGATCTCACTTTTGAGCCCGGCCTGGCCGAGAGCTGGGAATTAATTGACGAAACGACCTGGCATTTCAAGTTGCGCAACGGCGTTAAGTTCCATGATGGTGATGAGCTGAAGGCCTCTGATGTCGTCTACACGCTCAACCGCCTCAAGGAATCTCTGATGGTCAATCTTGCGGCCAATATCGAGAGCTTTAAAGCGATTGACGATCACACAGTCGAGATCAAGACGCCTGCGCCTTATGCGGCGCTTCCCAATGATCTTGCCGCGATTTTGATCCTGTCCGAAGACCATGTGAACAAGGTCGGCAACGATGGTCTAGAACAGAATCCGATGGGAACCGGGCCGTACAAACTCGTAGATTGGGTCCGTGAGGACAAGGTCGAGCTCGAGGCCTTTGATGACTACTACATGGGTGAGGCTGGGATCGAGAACGTGACGTTCCGCCCGATAACCAACCCGGCAACCCGGACTGCGGCTCTGCTGACCGGTGAAGTCGATATTGTCCAGGACCTCGCCGTCCGTGATGTTGAGCGTGTCAAGGGCGAAGACGGTTTTGAGGTGGTCACGCGTCCCTCTCTCCTGAACCTCGTCCTAGCGCTCGACATGCGGGAAAACAGCCCGACCATTGACGGTGAAAACCCGATGACAGATCGCCGAGTGCGCGAAGCGATGGCTCGTGCAATCGATGTCACCGCCTTGCAACGTGCGATCATGGGCGGCCTGTCCACGCCTTCCGAACAGTATGTTCCATCCAGTCACGTGGGCTATGTTGACGGTTTGAATTTCCGCGAGATGTATCCATACAACGTCGAAAAAGCGAAGGAATTGATGGCAGATGCCGGTGTCGAGGGTTTCACTCTGACGCTGGACGCAACCAACAACCGTTATGTCAACGACGCGCAAATTGCCCAAGCACTTGCGGGCATGCTCGCCAAAATCGGTGTCAATGTTGAGCTCAACGTGATGCCGAAGTCCAACTTCTGGGGCTACATCCGCGTTCCAACTGAAAATTCCAGCTTCATCATGTCCGGCTGGGACGTACCATCCGGAGACGCGGGCTCCATGTACGGGGCGCTTTTCTACAGCCGGGACAAGCGCGAAGGCTATGGTCAGGTCAATCGCGGCAGCTACTCCAATTCAGAAGTTGATGCTCTGATCGACAAGGCAGACAGTACGGCCAAGGTGGAAGAGCGGGACGCGCATCTTCAACAGGCTACCAAGATCCTCATGCGCGAAATCCCGATGATCCCGGTTCACTACGAACAGGACATTTACGGTGCGCGCGACGGGGTCGAGTTCAGCCCGCGCACGGACAAATTCCTGTGGGCCTACGACATGGATGTTGCCCAATAA
- a CDS encoding ABC transporter permease: protein MLGYIIKRLIQMLIVLWAVSIIVFLMMSFTGDPVFMVVPIDATDAEIEQARRILGLDRSLPEQYLIFVQNMLQGDFGRSYVFREPALDLILERLPATLELVLVAMAMSALVAIPLGVYAGANPGRFSSRSIMSGSLLGISLPSFWVGMMLIFLFAVKWRIFPSSGRGDTEAFLGAQLSILTADGWSHVILPSLTLSLATMAMLLRITRAGMMEVTRQDYMKFARAKGVSRRGVLYGHGLRNALIPVVTIFGIQLGDLIAFATITETIFAWPGLGKLLIDSIYRADRPVIVVYLMLVAVIFVVINLIVDIVYTLIDPRITVK, encoded by the coding sequence GTGCTGGGCTATATCATCAAGCGGCTCATTCAGATGCTGATAGTGCTCTGGGCCGTGTCTATCATCGTGTTTTTGATGATGAGTTTCACCGGCGATCCGGTGTTCATGGTTGTGCCGATTGACGCGACCGATGCCGAGATCGAGCAGGCCCGCCGCATTCTCGGGCTCGATCGCTCGCTGCCGGAACAGTATCTTATTTTTGTGCAGAACATGCTCCAGGGAGACTTTGGCCGTTCCTACGTATTTCGCGAACCGGCTCTCGACCTGATCCTGGAACGCTTACCCGCGACCCTCGAATTGGTGCTTGTTGCCATGGCGATGTCAGCGCTTGTCGCCATCCCGCTCGGGGTTTATGCCGGGGCAAATCCCGGCCGGTTTTCCAGCCGATCGATCATGTCTGGGTCGCTACTCGGAATTTCCTTGCCGAGCTTCTGGGTCGGCATGATGCTGATCTTCCTGTTTGCGGTGAAATGGCGGATTTTCCCATCTTCCGGGCGCGGTGACACTGAAGCGTTCCTTGGAGCGCAGTTGTCAATTCTGACTGCTGATGGGTGGAGCCATGTGATCTTACCGTCTCTGACGCTGTCTCTTGCGACCATGGCCATGCTGTTGCGCATCACTCGCGCCGGCATGATGGAAGTGACCCGTCAGGACTACATGAAATTCGCAAGGGCCAAGGGTGTCTCCCGGCGTGGTGTTCTCTATGGGCACGGTCTGCGCAATGCCCTGATCCCGGTGGTGACGATATTCGGGATTCAGCTGGGCGATCTGATTGCCTTTGCCACCATCACGGAGACCATTTTTGCCTGGCCGGGTCTCGGCAAACTCCTGATCGATTCCATCTACCGTGCGGATCGTCCGGTAATCGTTGTCTACCTGATGCTGGTGGCGGTGATTTTCGTGGTGATTAATCTCATTGTCGACATCGTTTACACGCTGATCGACCCGCGCATCACGGTGAAATGA